A single region of the Labrus bergylta chromosome 10, fLabBer1.1, whole genome shotgun sequence genome encodes:
- the marchf5 gene encoding E3 ubiquitin-protein ligase MARCH5, whose amino-acid sequence MAEPDAVVMQQNLDRSCWVCFATDEDDRTAEWVRPCRCRGSTKWVHQACLQRWVDEKQRGNSTARVACPQCNAEYLIVFPKLGPVVYVLDLADRLISKAGPFAAAGIMVGSIYWTAVTYGAVTVMQVVGHKEGLDVMERADPLFLLIGLPTIPVMLILGKMIRWEDYVLRLWRKYSNKLQILNSIFPGIGCPVPRIPAEASPLADHVSATRILCGALVFPTIATIVGKLMFSSVNSNLQRTILGGIAFVAIKGAFKVYFKQQQYMRQAHRRILNFPPEQEEA is encoded by the exons gagctGCTGGGTGTGTTTTGCCACAGACGAGGATGACCGCACAGCAGAGTGGGTGCGTCCGTGTCGCTGCCGCGGCTCCACTAAGTGGGTTCACCAGGCCTGCCTGCAGCGCTGGGTGGACGAGAAGCAGCGGGGAAACAGCACAGCACGCGTGGCCTGCCCACAATGCAACGCAGAGTACCTCATCGTCTTCCCCAAACTGG GCCCTGTTGTCTACGTGCTGGACTTGGCCGACCGGCTTATCTCTAAGGCCGGCCCCTTCGCTGCAGCCGGCATCATGGTGGGCTCCATCTACTGGACGGCTGTGACCTACGGAGCGGTCACTGTCATGCAG GTGGTTGGCCATAAGGAGGGTTTGGACGTCATGGAGCGGGCAGACCCTCTGTTCCTGCTCATCGGCCTGCCCACCATCCCCGTCATGCTGATCCTGGGGAAGATGATCCGCTGGGAGGACTATGTGCTGCGTCTGTGGAGGAAGTACTCCAACAAACTGCAGATCCTCAACAGCATCTTCCCAG GAATCGGCTGCCCAGTTCCTCGTATCCCGGCGGAGGCCAGCCCTCTAGCGGACCACGTGTCAGCCACGCGGATCCTGTGCGGTGCCCTCGTCTTTCCTACCATCGCCACCATCGTCGGGAAGCTCATGTTCAGCAGCGTAAACTCCAACCTGCAGAGGACCATCCTG GGAGGAATCGCCTTTGTGGCCATCAAAGGGGCGTTCAAGGTCTACTTCAAACAGCAGCAGTACATGAGACAAGCCCACCGCAGGATCCTTAACTTCCCCCCCGAGCAGGAGGAGGCCTGA